In Magnolia sinica isolate HGM2019 chromosome 12, MsV1, whole genome shotgun sequence, a single genomic region encodes these proteins:
- the LOC131221359 gene encoding uncharacterized protein LOC131221359, with translation MWVLIATDVIAQGMDFKGINCVINYDFPESTAAYIHRIALADKNVLTGAPLPRGQVLAKKVVEPNGDHIEDKPHNIHFLQEVLQHQRSDHLEWDGVSEGEFNQNLLYELDAIRKDLATLEQQPSCTLSLETSLSKQNVYSVKSRGWFGLR, from the exons ATGTGGGTTTTAATTGCCACAGATGTTATTGCTCAGGGTATGGACTTTAAGGGCATCAACTGCGTAATAAATTACGATTTCCCTGAATCAACAGCAGCTTATATTCACCGGATTG CTCTTGCTGACAAGAATGTTTTAACGGGTGCTCCACTTCCAAGAGGTCAGGTGCTTGCTAAAAAGGTGGTTGAACCCAATGGTGATCACATAGAGGATAAACCA CACAACATCCACTTTCTGCAAGAAGTTCTGCAACACCAAAGGTCAGATCACTTAGAATG GGATGGTGTGAGTGAAGGTGAGTTCAATCAAAATTTGCTTTATGAGTTGGATGCCATTAGGAAG GATTTAGCTACCTTGGAGCAGCAACCAAGCTGCACATTGTCCCTAGAAACATCCCTTTCAAAGCAGAATGTATATTCTGTAAAATCAAGAGGGTGGTTTGGTCTTCGATGA